A part of Ptychodera flava strain L36383 chromosome 11, AS_Pfla_20210202, whole genome shotgun sequence genomic DNA contains:
- the LOC139144279 gene encoding F-box/WD repeat-containing protein 7-like, with protein MPKTFEEKATTVVNTFESCNRDQQNEILIKLLLKCQPLQLRFLYAELKPLLAVDFVAYLPKELTEKIFFYLDAKDLCRIACCNKLWRERSNHDPVWQTLCKRKGWLRYGSDADLSAERPFSPDVITSISNTSPTYIPPNSVQSLVPICKWKDVYMRAHHLDINWATGKYTVTPLLKGHKEQISSLDSDGKILVSGSQDRTARVWDLHSLQCLHILDGHTEYVTCLKLKGNIVVTGCSDGIVRAYDVKTGRCLKKLQGHTSGVECLCFDGQTIVSAANDKTVRVWLYHSGKCQHVLRGHQDDIEFLCMYKDMAVSASWDETLKLWNLKKGICVHTLRGHTEVVYCCQFDKDMIVSGGGDNHIKIWDTETGYCRQTLMGHTGEVYCMKYNSEVIASGSADSTVRLWNHQGICINVMREHIGVVRCLCLYGPRLITGGDRKKIVVWDAKTGEKLNVVHRNPSLLHKMWVNDTKLVTASPESPGAMTVISFW; from the exons ATGCCTAAAACATTTGAAGAGAAAGCCACTACAGTTGTGAATACTTTTGAAAGTTGCAATAGAGACCAACagaatgaaattttaataaaactgCTTCTGAAGTGTCAG CCACTGCAATTGAGATTTCTGTATGCAGAGTTAAAGCCATTACTGGCAGTAGATTTTGTGGCTTACCTGCCAAAAGAACTGACAGAGAAAATCTTTTTCTACCTGGATGCAAAGGATCTATGTAGAATAGCTTGTTGTAATAAACTATGGAGAGAAAGATCCAATCATGACCCAGTCTG GCAAACATTATGCAAAAGGAAGGGTTGGCTACGATATGGTAGTGATGCAGATTTATCAGCAGAGAGACCATTTTCTCCAGATGTTATCACAAGCATATCCAACACATCACCAACCTACATTCCACCAAACTCTGTCCAGTCATTGGTTCCAATCTGTAAGTGgaaagatgtgtatatgagagctCATCATCTAGACATTAACTGGGCAACTGGAAAATACACTGTAACACCGTTGTTGAAAGGACACAAagaacagatttcatcattggACTCAGATG GTAAGATACTGGTGAGTGGCAGTCAAGACAGAACAGCCAGGGTCTGGGATCTACATTCATTGCAGTGTCTTCATATCTTAGATGGACATACAGAATATGTCACTTGTTTAAAACTTAAG GGTAACATAGTGGTTACGGGTTGTTCAGATGGTATAGTACGTGCGTATGATGTCAAGACAGGAAGGTGTCTTAAAAAGCTGCAAGGACATACCAGTGGAGttgaatgtttgtgttttgaTGGTCAAACAATTGTCAGTGCTGCTAATGACAA GACCGTTAGGGTATGGTTATATCACAGTGGTAAATGTCAACATGTTTTAAGAGGACATCAAGATGACATTGAG TTTCTGTGTATGTATAAAGATATGGCTGTTTCTGCAAGTTGGGATGAAACACTAAAACTGTGGAACTTGAAGAAAGGTATCTGTGTGCATACATTGAGAGGACACACTGAAG TGGTGTACTGTTGTCAGTTTGACAAAGACATGATTGTAAGCGGTGGCGGAGACAACCACATTAAGATATGGGACACAGAGACTGGTTATTGTAGACAGACGCTGATGGGTCATACAGGGGAAGTG TATTGTATGAAATATAACAGTGAAGTCATAGCATCAGGATCTGCTGATAGTACTGTGAGACTCTGGAATCATCAAG GTATATGTATAAATGTAATGAGAGAGCACATAGGAGTTGTACGATGTCTTTGTTTGTATGGTCCTAGACTGATCACTGGTGGTGATAGGAAGAAAATAGTGGTATGGGATGCCAAG actgGAGAGAAATTGAATGTTGTTCATCGTAATCCAAGTCTTCTTCATAAGATGTGGGTGAATGATACAAAACTAGTGACAGCATCACCGGAATCTCCAGGTGCCATGACAGTTATCAGTTTTTGGTGA